The following are from one region of the Coffea eugenioides isolate CCC68of chromosome 2, Ceug_1.0, whole genome shotgun sequence genome:
- the LOC113759158 gene encoding E3 ubiquitin-protein ligase MBR2-like, with amino-acid sequence MVDLSVAVSLGIGNAYGSEDYTKSTVVGVQYRDVLIGYCLVQSLSHQRPAGQFSDMQGERSILEPFPETIDLNQVSGSNNASTDRPVAWNNVLNPAESRLSSYVLSSGHGSPNFLNPASHNGRTFGGWDPGESSSSANMQSQLNGHDLKVGQGWSPSINTCVGPDGRSADWQFEQPNVLHESSTNSYRGNYFHRPLSINNSVSTRTSPNATVSGGYRSSSHDSWQGRGSGISPSFYRSGMSEIDQFATFDAGSNDVGTSSGNSGYLVRHDDGSGSSSSSWGLSCKRKVLEGNPGQSGSSGSLSMEPQDETIGRHNIPAHHNASSSLAVSATSTNSPSANNQGQVNARIVSGMRGMTYDRFPPRVTDIAESSQRNFSFGVDLGHQEPAPFDLSAAASDVRHSNAHSTNHQSRLISATESPELRTPFSRPLNLNSNPSQSPFMHVHGLARNMLPISWSGSLNSRGGASSSPILFSGERGAAVRDEANFRGSLSNNPEHPSFVAARESRHMVQEPTAWSFSPGNTGSSRNVPSSSRYTPNSGTGPLPTVWMPHQNVTAHNQQRLSEFPPWTLFPSVEPDPGGQRGNFSFLPSASSSSEEAVMASGSSSGDHNQPYSRSLLMEVSSEDINGWRALAAGIEGRHRIVSEIRQVLNAMRRAEYLRAEDYMMLDPFVNGAAELHDRHRDMRLDVDNMSYEELLALEERIGNVSTGLSDNAIFHALKHRRYQFITDESPNLEPCCICQEDYIAGDDTGTLNCGHEFHTNCIKQWLTMKNLCPICKTTALET; translated from the exons ATGGTTGACCTGTCCGTAGCTGTATCACTTGGAATCGGCAACGCCTATGGTTCTGAGGACTACACAAAATCAACAGTAGTAGGAGTGCAGTACAG GGATGTGCTTATTGGCTATTGCTTAGTCCAGTCACTTTCTCACCAGCGTCCTGCAGGACAAT TTTCTGATATGCAGGGGGAAAGGAGTATCTTGGAACCCTTTCCTGAAACCATTGATCTTAACCAGGTATCTGGTTCCAATAATGCTTCTACGGATAGGCCAGTTGCTTGGAATAATGTTCTAAATCCAGCGGAAAGCCGGTTGTCCAGTTATGTTCTTTCTTCAGGGCATGGGAGCCCTAATTTTTTAAATCCTGCAAGCCACAATGGTCGGACATTTGGTGGCTGGGATCCTGGTGAGTCGAGTTCCAGTGCTAATATGCAAAGCCAGTTGAATGGTCATGATTTAAAGGTAGGACAAGGTTGGTCTCCTTCAATAAATACTTGTGTGGGACCTGATGGAAGATCAGCAGACTGGCAATTTGAACAACCTAATGTTCTTCATGAAAGTAGTACAAATAGCTATCGTGGCAATTATTTTCACAGACCTCTGAGTATAAACAACTCTGTGTCTACTCGTACTTCTCCGAATGCTACTGTAAGTGGGGGCTATCGAAGTAGCAGTCATGATAGCTGGCAAGGTAGAGGATCAGGCATATCTCCAAGTTTCTACAGGTCTGGCATGTCAGAGATAGACCAGTTTGCTACTTTTGATGCTGGTTCTAATGATGTTGGGACTTCTTCTGGTAATTCTGGCTATCTAGTTCGGCATGATGATGGCTCGGGTTCTTCTTCTAGTTCCTGGGGTTTGTCCTGCAAGCGAAAGGTCCTTGAAGGTAATCCTGGTCAATCTGGTTCAAGTGGAAGTTTGAGCATGGAGCCACAAGATGAAACTATTGGAAGGCACAACATTCCTGCTCATCATAATGCTTCTAGCAGCTTAGCTGTGTCTGCAACATCTACAAACTCACCTAGCGCTAACAATCAGGGACAGGTAAATGCAAGAATTGTGTCTGGGATGAGAGGAATGACTTACGATAGATTTCCTCCAAGGGTTACTGACATTGCAGAAAGCTCACAAAGAAATTTCAGTTTCGGAGTGGATCTTGGACATCAGGAACCAGCCCCATTTGACTTATCTGCTGCAGCGTCTGATGTTAGGCATTCTAATGCTCACTCTACGAACCACCAATCAAGACTTATCTCAGCAACTGAATCGCCTGAACTGAGAACTCCGTTTTCTCGTCCACTGAATTTAAACAGTAACCCAAGTCAGTCTCCTTTCATGCATGTGCATGGTTTGGCAAGAAATATGCTTCCGATTTCTTGGAGTGGATCTCTTAACTCAAGAGGTGGTGCTTCATCCAGTCCTATTTTGTTTTCAGGGGAAAGAGGTGCTGCAGTAAGGGATGAAGCCAATTTCAGAGGCTCCCTAAGCAACAACCCAGAGCATCCTAGTTTTGTTGCTGCTCGTGAGAGCAGGCACATGGTACAAGAACCAACAGCTTGGAGTTTTTCACCTGGAAATACTGGCTCTTCAAGAAATGTTCCTTCTAGTTCTCGATATACTCCTAATTCTGGTACAGGACCTCTCCCAACTGTCTGGATGCCTCATCAAAATGTAACAGCACATAATCAGCAGAGGTTGTCCGAATTCCCTCCATGGACCCTCTTCCCATCTGTTGAACCTGATCCTGGAGGCCAGAGAGGCAATTTTTCATTCTTGCCTTCAGCCTCTTCTTCCTCAGAGGAGGCTGTGATGGCATCTGGATCTAGTAGCGGGGACCATAATCAGCCATATTCTAGGTCATTGTTGATGGAGGTTTCCAGCGAGGACATTAATGGTTGGCGTGCTTTAGCTGCTGGCATTGAGGGGAGGCACAGGATCGTGTCTGAG ATTCGTCAAGTGCTGAATGCGATGCGGCGGGCAGAGTACTTGCGAGCTGAG GATTATATGATGTTAGATCCATTTGTCAATGGGGCTGCTGAGTTGCATGATAGGCACAGAGACATGAGGCTGGATGTTGATAATATGTCCTATGAG GAGTTGCTTGCCTTGGAGGAACGCATCGGAAATGTGAGTACGGGATTGAGTGATAATGCCATATTTCATGCACTGAAACATCGGAGATATCAGTTCATCACAGATGAATCGCCAAACCTTGAGCCATGCTGCATATGTCAG GAGGACTACATCGCTGGAGACGATACTGGGACATTGAATTGCGGGCACGAGTTTCACACAAACTGCATTAAACAGTGGTTGACAATGAAGAATCTCTGTCCCATTTGTAAAACAACGGCCTTGGAAACTTGA
- the LOC113763026 gene encoding protein ALP1-like: MPPPPNNVNRSRALAALLSSLVSQLLLLLLLFCPSSTPFSLLNSFSSTHQFFFPLLHHFLSTSETSATFSLLSSFSRKRKRTHSPNSDDPTHANAVSGSAPDSVIPKNPDSYKQTFKMNCSTFEWLCGLLEPLLECRDPVQSPLNLPVETRLGIGLFRLATGSSYQEISRRFRVSELIAKFCVKHLCRVLCTNYRFWVGFPAENELYSVSTQFEKLGGLPNCCGIINCARFKVKGSDSVLKYSHLEDTVAAQLVVDASSRILSITAGFRGNKSNLTVLNSSSLYKDTETGALLHTRTLYINNVAVPQYLIGGGGYPLLPWLLVPFADPLGGSSEENFNNVVKIMCVPMLKTIASLRGWGVLSGPIDAEFKTAVANIGACSILHNMLLAREDYSAFCDEVSEFRVDDQSFDYTLDENLNEKGSAIRTALSTISKRV; encoded by the coding sequence ATGCCGCCCCCGCCCAACAACGTCAACCGTTCTCGTGCTTTGGCTGCTTTACTTTCTTCTCTGGTTTCCCAGCTCCTCTTGCTTCTTCTCCTCTTTTGCCCTTCCTCAACCCCTTTCTCTCTTCTCAATTCCTTTTCCTCCACCCACCAAttctttttccctctcctcCACCATTTTCTCTCCACCTCGGAAACTTCCGccactttttcccttttgtccTCTTTTTCCAGAAAACGCAAGCGGACCCATTCTCCAAACTCCGATGACCCGACCCATGCCAACGCGGTGTCAGGGTCCGCACCCGACTCTGTCATCCCGAAGAACCCAGATTCCTACAAGCAAACTTTCAAGATGAATTGCTCAACTTTCGAGTGGCTGTGTGGCCTCCTCGAACCCCTTCTCGAATGCCGGGACCCGGTTCAGTCCCCACTTAATCTCCCCGTTGAGACCCGACTGGGAATCGGACTTTTCCGACTCGCCACCGGATCGAGTTACCAGGAAATTTCCCGGCGGTTCCGCGTCTCGGAATTGATAGCCAAATTCTGCGTCAAACACTTGTGCCGCGTTCTCTGCACCAATTACCGATTCTGGGTCGGGTTTCCAGCTGAGAACGAGCTTTATTCCGTGTCAACTCAGTTTGAAAAGCTCGGTGGATTGCCCAACTGCTGCGGAATTATTAATTGCGCGAGGTTCAAGGTCAAAGGCTCTGATTCAGTTTTAAAGTATTCCCATCTGGAAGACACAGTAGCTGCTCAATTAGTGGTTGATGCATCATCCAGAATTCTGAGCATTACAGCCGGTTTTCGCGGTAACAAGAGTAATTTAACCGTCCTAAATTCATCAAGCTTGTATAAAGATACCGAAACAGGAGCTCTACTGCACACGCGGACGCTGTACATAAATAATGTAGCTGTACCCCAGTATTTGATCGGGGGTGGTGGTTACCCTTTACTTCCTTGGTTGTTAGTCCCCTTTGCTGACCCTTTAGGAGGGTCTAGTGAAGAAAATTTTAACAATGTGGTAAAGATCATGTGTGTTCCGATGCTTAAAACCATAGCGAGTTTGAGGGGATGGGGTGTTTTAAGCGGGCCAATTGATGCAGAGTTTAAGACAGCAGTAGCTAACATTGGTGCTTGCTCTATTCTTCACAATATGTTGCTTGCTAGGGAGGATTATTCAGCTTTTTGTGATGAAGTTAGTGAATTTAGGGTGGATGATCAGAGCTTTGATTATACTTTGGATGAAAATTTGAATGAGAAGGGGTCTGCTATAAGAACTGCACTCTCCACTATATCGAAGAGAGTTTAA
- the LOC113760682 gene encoding caffeoyl-CoA O-methyltransferase 5 has translation MAQNGEGKDSQNLRHQEVGHKSLLQSDALYQYILETSVYPREPEPMKELRELTAKHPWNIMTTSADEGQFLNMIIKLINAKKTMEIGVYTGYSLLATALALPEDGKILAMDINRENYELGLPVIEKAGVSHKIDFREGPALPVLDELIEDDENHGSFDFIFVDADKDNYLNYHKRIIELVKVGGLIGYDNTLWNGSVVAPPDAPMRKYVRYYRDFVLELNKALAADPRIEICMLPVGDGITLCRRVS, from the exons ATGGCCCAGAATGGAGAAGGAAAGGATAGCCAAAATCTCAGGCATCAAGAAGTAGGCCATAAAAGCCTTCTGCAAAGTGATGCACTCTACCAG TACATCCTGGAAACCAGCGTGTATCCAAGAGAGCCAGAGCCCATGAAAGAGCTGAGAGAACTGACAGCAAAGCATCCATG GAATATTATGACTACATCTGCTGATGAAGGGCAGTTCTTGAACATGATTATCAAGTTGATCAATGCCAAGAAAACCATGGAGATTGGAGTTTACACTGGTTACTCACTTCTGGCTACAGCTCTCGCTCTTCCAGAAGATGGGAAG ATATTGGCCATGGATATTAACAGAGAAAACTACGAATTGGGTCTGCCCGTGATCGAAAAGGCTGGTGTGTCCCATAAAATTGACTTCAGAGAAGGCCCTGCTTTGCCAGTGCTTGATGAGTTGATTGAAGAT GACGAGAACCATGGAAGTTTTGATTTCATCTTCGTGGATGCTGACAAGGACAACTATCTCAACTACCACAAGAGGATAATCGAGTTGGTCAAGGTTGGGGGATTGATTGGGTACGACAACACCCTATGGAACGGCTCCGTGGTGGCTCCACCAGATGCTCCAATGAGGAAGTACGTGAGGTACTACAGGGACTTCGTCTTGGAGCTCAACAAAGCCCTGGCCGCTGATCCCAGGATCGAGATCTGCATGCTCCCCGTTGGCGACGGTATCACCCTGTGCCGCCGCGTCAGCTAA
- the LOC113760764 gene encoding 40S ribosomal protein S16, whose translation MAAPVESVQCFGRKKTAVAVTHCKRGRGLIKINGVPIELVQPEILRYKAFEPILLLGRHRFAAVDMRIRVKGGGHTSQIYAIRQSIAKALVAYYQKYVDEQSKKEIKDILVRYDRTLLVADPRRCEPKKFGGRGARARFQKSYR comes from the coding sequence ATGGCGGCGCCGGTGGAGTCTGTTCAATGTTTCGGCCGTAAGAAGACGGCGGTGGCAGTTACACACTGCAAGCGTGGACGCGGCCTGATCAAGATTAACGGCGTTCCCATCGAGCTCGTTCAGCCAGAAATCCTCCGCTACAAGGCTTTCGAACCAATCCTCCTCCTCGGGCGTCACCGCTTCGCCGCAGTTGACATGCGCATCCGCGTCAAAGGAGGAGGTCACACTTCTCAGATCTACGCCATCCGCCAGTCCATCGCGAAAGCTTTAGTTGCGTACTATCAGAAATACGTTGACGAGCAGTCTAAGAAGGAGATCAAGGACATCCTCGTTCGCTATGATAGGACTTTGCTTGTGGCTGATCCCAGGCGCTGTGAGCCAAAGAAGTTCGGTGGTCGTGGTGCCCGTGCTAGGTTCCAGAAATCTTACCGTTAA
- the LOC113764151 gene encoding O-acyltransferase WSD1-like produces the protein METINTDEPVTPAGRLFLQAEMNQIINCAIGVKNTLDIDAVKSEITTSIMLKQPRFSSLLIIDSHGREHWRRTQVNVDRHVIVRDEPVTNGDPSISQEDAVNDYIADLAVSSPLSTDKPLWEVHLLMAHNCLVVRLHHALGDGISLMSMFLTICRKADDPSQMPTIGGVGTSLASSGGQRRKWRTALWRALLVVWYTLVFVVEFLLRSLWLKDSRTAVSGGAGVELWPRKLATAKFRLDDMKVVKRAVAEATINDVLFGVVSCGLSRYLDIRSPNALQDGIQMTGLSMVNLRPQPGLQDFSKLLDSKSGTRFGNQFGMLLLPVYYHKGGSDPLQFVRRAKAMIDKKKLSLEALFSYKIGYFVMSCFGAKLAGLLNYRIVCNTTFTISNVVGPREEITIIGNPVTYLRANTSSLPHAVTVHMVSYAGRADLQILVAKDIIPDPQLLARCFEDALLEMKEYAEAANTTRKEK, from the exons ATGGAGACCATAAACACCGACGAGCCAGTGACGCCGGCTGGCCGGCTATTTCTCCAGGCGGAAATGAACCAGATAATCAACTGTGCGATCGGAGTAAAGAATACCCTAGACATCGACGCCGTAAAATCAGAAATCACAACTTCCATAATGCTCAAGCAACCGAGGTTCAGCAGCCTCCTAATTATAGACTCCCACGGCCGAGAGCACTGGCGCAGAACCCAAGTCAACGTCGACCGCCATGTCATAGTTCGCGACGAGCCCGTAACCAACGGTGACCCCTCCATCTCCCAAGAAGACGCCGTCAACGACTACATCGCCGACCTTGCCGTTTCCTCGCCGCTCAGCACAGACAAGCCCTTGTGGGAAGTCCATCTATTAATGGCGCATAACTGCCTGGTTGTGCGGCTGCACCACGCGCTTGGAGATGGGATCTCTTTAATGTCCATGTTCTTAACGATTTGCCGGAAAGCTGATGACCCGAGCCAGATGCCAACTATTGGCGGCGTGGGGACTTCTTTGGCTTCTTCTGGTGGGCAGAGAAGGAAGTGGAGGACGGCCTTGTGGAGGGCGCTTTTGGTGGTCTGGTATACGTTGGTGTTTGTGGTGGAGTTTTTGTTGAGGAGCTTGTGGTTGAAGGATAGCAGGACTGCCGTGAGCGGCGGAGCTGGGGTAGAGCTCTGGCCCAGGAAGTTGGCCACGGCCAAGTTCAGGCTTGATGATATGAAGGTTGTCAAAAGAGCAGTGGCGGAAGCG ACCATCAATGACGTTCTTTTCGGCGTAGTCTCTTGTGGGCTTTCGAGATACCTCGACATCCGATCGCCCAATG CCTTGCAAGATGGGATTCAGATGACTGGACTTTCCATGGTTAATTTAAGACCTCAACCGGGCCTGCAG GATTTCTCAAAGCTGCTGGATAGCAAATCCGGCACCCGCTTTGGGAATCAATTTGGTATGCTGCTGCTACCCGTTTACTATCATAAAGGAGGTTCTGATCCCCTCCAATTTGTAAGGAGAGCGAAAGCTATGATTGACAAGAAAAAGCTATCATTAGAGGCACTTTTCTCGTACAAAATTGGGTATTTCGTCATGTCTTGCTTCGGAGCAAAG TTGGCCGGCTTGCTTAATTATAGGATTGTCTGTAACACCACGTTCACAATCTCGAATGTGGTCGGCCCTCGGGAGGAGATCACAATTATAGGCAATCCGGTGACTTACCTGAGAGCCAATACCTCAAGCCTGCCCCAT GCCGTTACCGTGCATATGGTTAGCTATGCAGGAAGAGCTGATTTGCAAATATTGGTGGCTAAAGATATCATCCCCGATCCCCAACTTCTGGCCAGGTGTTTCGAAGATGCTCTGCTCGAAATGAAAGAATATGCAGAGGCAGCCAACACGACTCGAAAAGAAAAGTAA